A stretch of DNA from Bacillus sp. Marseille-Q1617:
TTATCCACAACATGTGAATATTGTGGGAATAACGCAATATATATTGTGGCGAACTAATATTCCCATACAGTATGTGGATGGATGGTGTGGATATGTGGATAAGTTCTGTGGATAATGTGTTTGTAAATTGTTTGTAAAGTGAGGATGAAGTGTGAATATCACGATTGTAACGGTTGGAAAGCTGAAAGAAAAGTATTTGAAGCAAGGAATCAGCGAATATGTAAAGCGGCTCGGCGCCTATGCCAAGCTGGATATCATTGAATTGGCGGATGAAAAAGCACCGGAAGTGTTGAGCGATTTAGAAATGGAACAAGTCAAGAATAAAGAAGGCGAACGCATCCTCTCCAAGATTTCACCAGATCACCATGTCATCGCACTCGCCATTCAAGGCAAAATGAAATCATCCGAGGAGCTGGCGGATAATCTCGATAAGCTGGCCACCTACGGAAAAAGCAAAGTCGCCTTCGTCATCGGCGGATCACTCGGGTTAAGTGATGAGGTAATGAAGCGGGCTAATGATACATTATCTTTTTCTAAAATGACGTTTCCTCATCAGTTGATGCGGTTGATTTTAGTGGAGCAGATTTATCGGGCGTTTCGCATTAATCGGGGTGAACCGTACCATAAATAAAAAAATTGGTTGTTAAAATTCATTTACAAGAGATAGATGTCTTTCCTATTGACAAACAACCCAACTCCTACTAAAATAATCAACTATTCGAAGCAAAACGAGTAACCAAACAATTTAATTACGTAGAAAGCTATGATTGCTATGGATCATACTATAGCAGGAGCAGCTTCTGGAGAGACCGCGAGTGTTTTCGCGGCGCCGAAGGGTTCATAATCTCAGGCAAAAGGACAGAAGAGTATCGGATATTTATTTTGGCGTGCCGGCATTGATTACTGCTGGCACGCAGAATCGTATTTGTTATTCTTATGACCATGAGATTGGAGCGCATCCAGTCT
This window harbors:
- the rlmH gene encoding 23S rRNA (pseudouridine(1915)-N(3))-methyltransferase RlmH produces the protein MNITIVTVGKLKEKYLKQGISEYVKRLGAYAKLDIIELADEKAPEVLSDLEMEQVKNKEGERILSKISPDHHVIALAIQGKMKSSEELADNLDKLATYGKSKVAFVIGGSLGLSDEVMKRANDTLSFSKMTFPHQLMRLILVEQIYRAFRINRGEPYHK